The nucleotide sequence GGGGTGATGAGTGAGGAGTGAGGAGAGGGGTTGTTAGTTATCCCTTACAACGTTGAAAAATTGACTGAAAACGTTTCCCCCATAGTAGAAACGCGATCGCCGGTCACCAACTTTCGCCCCCGACGAGTTTCCACAGCCCCATTGACCCTGACCTCACCTGCCTGGATGAGTAATTTAGCCTGTCCACCCGTCTGGACTACTCCAATCCGCTTCAAAAATTGTTCCAACTTGATGGTGTTGGTGTTAATCGTATCAGTCTCAGTCATTCCCTGTCCTCCTGGCTCCCAGATGCCTCCCGTCACAATCCTACGACCTGCACCAACCCAGCCTATACTTTTACCCTAACACCTCCTGATTTCTGGCTTCTCTCTCCTCCCTCCTCTTTTCTCTCTTCTCCCCTCCCAATGGCCAACCACACAGACCTGCGTCGGCTTCTCCGGCAGCTTGATCAGCAAAGCTACAAAGCCTACAAAGACCTGAAGGGTCGCTACGCATTCCCCGATTTTGTCCTCATTGTTGACCGGGTCCAGGGCGATCCGTTCGCATCACCCAGCCAGTGTCGGGTCAAAATTCAACAAAATCAGGCAGGGTTTCCTCAACCTCTTTACCATAATCGTAGTCGAGAGATTGCCCTGCGGGATTACCTGACACGGCAGTTTGACCGGGCAGCCTACACAGCACGTCAACGGCGTGGTAGTGGTAGCAGCGGGTTGATTGCCATTACCCAACCGGGACAGACCGTTCTGGAACGCACCTCGGTCTTTGTCAGCGAAGCAGAGGTTGAAGCCCGTTTTGTGGTCGGACTGCCCGCCTTTGGACGGCGGGTGGCAGGGTTTCAGGCCGCAGAAATGTTATGTGATGACCTGCCAGAAGTGGTTGATCGGGCGCTGAAATACCAGTCTCTCAATGCCAGGGCACTCCAACAGCATGTGGAAACGGCTGAAGATGCTGACTGGATTCGAGAGCAACTTACAGAGAGGAACCTGGTTGCCTTCATAGCCGATGGTGCAATCCTTCCCCGACAAAGTGGTGTAGATGAGCGTCCGTTGACAGAAGACAGTATTCCGTTTCAGTCACCGGAATCCCTCAGGGTTGAGTTCACCTGCCCCAATCGGGGCAAGATTACGGGGATGGGACTGCCAGCAGGAGTGACCCTGATTGTGGGGGGTGGTTATCATGGCAAATCGACCCTGCTCCGGGCAATTGAGTTGGGTGTTTACAACCACATTCCCGGTGATGGACGAGAGTTTGTCATTACCCATCCCGCGGCGGTGAAGATTCGGGCAGAAGATGGGCGCAGCATTGCCGGAGTCGATATTTCACCCTTCATTAATCACCTGCCTCAGGGACGTTCTACAACCCAGTTTTCGACCCCAAATGCGAGTGGTAGCACTTCCCAGGCAGCAAACATTGTGGAAGCCCTGGAAGCCGGGGCAACCTTGTTACTGATCGATGAAGACACCGCTGCCACCAATTTCATGATCCGCGATCGCCGGATGCAAGCCCTGGTGGCTAAAGATAAG is from Leptothermofonsia sichuanensis E412 and encodes:
- a CDS encoding RNA-binding S4 domain-containing protein, producing the protein MTETDTINTNTIKLEQFLKRIGVVQTGGQAKLLIQAGEVRVNGAVETRRGRKLVTGDRVSTMGETFSVNFSTL
- a CDS encoding ABC-ATPase domain-containing protein — encoded protein: MANHTDLRRLLRQLDQQSYKAYKDLKGRYAFPDFVLIVDRVQGDPFASPSQCRVKIQQNQAGFPQPLYHNRSREIALRDYLTRQFDRAAYTARQRRGSGSSGLIAITQPGQTVLERTSVFVSEAEVEARFVVGLPAFGRRVAGFQAAEMLCDDLPEVVDRALKYQSLNARALQQHVETAEDADWIREQLTERNLVAFIADGAILPRQSGVDERPLTEDSIPFQSPESLRVEFTCPNRGKITGMGLPAGVTLIVGGGYHGKSTLLRAIELGVYNHIPGDGREFVITHPAAVKIRAEDGRSIAGVDISPFINHLPQGRSTTQFSTPNASGSTSQAANIVEALEAGATLLLIDEDTAATNFMIRDRRMQALVAKDKEPITPFIDKVCQLHKDYGVSTILVMGGSGDYFDVADTVIAMQDFQPQDVTAQARAIAQQYRTERSPEGGQQFGLLTPRRLRLGNPSSAEDRLPKRKVRDLDTIVLGKEEIDLSAVEQIVETAQLRAIAATMLYLQQHDLDGQQTLPETLNHIMKMIETKGFDALTFLPEGDFARFRRFELAAAINRWRSVSVALSR